TTCTTTCACAGCTTCAATCAGCGATCGCACTTCTGCCACGCCTTCGGAAGGCTCGAATTTGAGCGGGAATTTGCCGCGTCCGAGCATTCGCAATCCTAAAGGTCCTAAACTGAGTAAGCCCCTAAGATCTCGCAGGTAATTTGATACAACGTGCAACCCAAACTTACGCTCGTCGATCCAGCCACCTTCTTTGACTAACTCGACTAAAACTTTACGGTGGCGGATGGAACGGCTATCGGCAGCATCTTTTAATGGTAAGATTTCCTGCTTGATCTGACTGATGCGATCCATCGGTGCAACATCCATTGGACAAACAGTGTTGCAGTAATAACAACGAGTGCAGCCCCAAACGCCTTGGGTTCCTTGGTTATACTTTTCTAACCGAGTTGCGGTTTCAGCATCGCGAGTATCTGCTACCATGCGGTATGCTTTGGCTAAAGCATGAGGACCGACAAAATCGGGATTGATTTCGCGAGCATTGCATTCAGAATAACAAGCACCACACATAATACAGTTACCCGTTCGATCTAATTGCGATCGCTCTGCTGGTGATTGCAAAAACTCCCGTTCTGGGATTTTTCTTGCCCCCGTGCTGACATAGGGATCGACTGCCTCTAGATGATTCCAAAAACTCTTCATATCTACTACCAGATCTTTGATGACTGGCATATTCCCCAAAGGAGAGATAATGATTTCTGGTGTCTTAACATCTCTATTCCTGCTCTCACCCGTGCTTAATTGCAGTCGGCTGACTTCGCTACCAATATTTTCTTTACAGGCTAGAGCCGAGCGACCATTAATTCGCATTCCACAACTACCACAAATAGTATTGCGACAATTTTTACGAAATGCTAAGCTACCATCTTGCTCCCACTTAATCTGATTTAAGCAGTCCAAGATTGTATTTCCTGGTTCTACCTCTAGCTGATAAGACTGAACGCGAGGCGCGGAATTTTCTGATTGTCGGATGATTTTAAATAGAACTTGCATTGCCATCAACTAAATTTTGTACATAGGAGCGATCGCGCTGATAAATCGTTGTTAACGCTACTTGACATTTAATCCATCCTTTCAAAGGAGATTTTGCTGTCTGGTTAGTTAAATTACTGCTCTGTAGTCGATCGCGCTGGAACTGCTTCTAGTCTAGAACGATCGACCTAAATCTGGTGGAATTTATCTAGCCCCAGGGTCAAGTTTCAGGTTTGTCAACCCCTTTTTTAAAAAAATATATTTTCCCTCTTTGTGGGCGCATGAGTCGCTGGTGCTAAAGAAATGAAGCTAGAGCAATTTCGTACTCGTAAAGGTCAGGGATTTTAGATTGATACCAATTTTATCTGCTCTGACAACAGATCCGATTCCCTGACCTCTTTAATGATTTGGGGGCTAGGCAGATCTCTTTTCTCGCCATAAATCAGTAG
This window of the Chroococcidiopsis thermalis PCC 7203 genome carries:
- a CDS encoding succinate dehydrogenase/fumarate reductase iron-sulfur subunit, which codes for MQVLFKIIRQSENSAPRVQSYQLEVEPGNTILDCLNQIKWEQDGSLAFRKNCRNTICGSCGMRINGRSALACKENIGSEVSRLQLSTGESRNRDVKTPEIIISPLGNMPVIKDLVVDMKSFWNHLEAVDPYVSTGARKIPEREFLQSPAERSQLDRTGNCIMCGACYSECNAREINPDFVGPHALAKAYRMVADTRDAETATRLEKYNQGTQGVWGCTRCYYCNTVCPMDVAPMDRISQIKQEILPLKDAADSRSIRHRKVLVELVKEGGWIDERKFGLHVVSNYLRDLRGLLSLGPLGLRMLGRGKFPLKFEPSEGVAEVRSLIEAVKEGARSEE